The genome window ATTGCTCAGCTCGCCAATGAGATCCTCAGAGAGATGGTGATCTCACGCCAGGGAATGAGAAACAGCCGACTACAGGCACCCCCTGATCAAACCTCTCGCAAATAAGGCCGAGACCGGAAACGGCTCGGCTTTTTTCATTTCAGTCCGCCAGGCCCTGCAAGCTCAGCAGGCCGTCAGTGTCGCGCTGGACCCGCAACTGCTCATAGTCCTGGATGGTGGCATGCGCAGTGGCCATGGGCTTCAGGTGCGTCGCGGTAACCACCATGACATCCGCGCCGGCCGCCACCCCGGCTCGAATACCCACGGTTGCATCCTCGAACACCAGGCACTCGCGCACCGGCACGCCCAAACGCTGCGCCCCCAGTACATAACAGGCGGGGTCAGGCTTACCGCTGGCAACGTCCTCAGCCGTTACCAAGACTGCCGGCGGTTCAATACCCGCAGCAGCCAAGCGGCGTAACGCCAGTTCCCTGGGTGCAGAGGTGACCAGCGCCCATTGATCGCCAGGCAGGCCGTTCAAAAACTCGACCGCGCCGCCAATCGCCACGACCCCCTCGACATCGTTGATTTCCGCCTCAGTGATCCACTGCGCTTCAACTTTGGGGTCCACACCTGGCAATGCTTGACGGGTGATGGTGTCAATGGCACGTGCGCCATGGATGGTGGTCAGGAAGGCCGCCACATCCAGCCCGTGGCGCTCAGCCCAAGTGCTCCATACACGCTCGG of Pseudomonas fluorescens contains these proteins:
- a CDS encoding HAD-IA family hydrolase, with translation MSIRGSAVFAQRYRAFLFDMDGTLLNSIAAAERVWSTWAERHGLDVAAFLTTIHGARAIDTITRQALPGVDPKVEAQWITEAEINDVEGVVAIGGAVEFLNGLPGDQWALVTSAPRELALRRLAAAGIEPPAVLVTAEDVASGKPDPACYVLGAQRLGVPVRECLVFEDATVGIRAGVAAGADVMVVTATHLKPMATAHATIQDYEQLRVQRDTDGLLSLQGLAD